A DNA window from Danio aesculapii chromosome 1, fDanAes4.1, whole genome shotgun sequence contains the following coding sequences:
- the dcun1d2b gene encoding DCN1-like protein 2b, translating to MKTAVDRRKLDLLYSRYKDPQDENKIGVDGIQQFCDDLMLDPASVSVLIVAWKFRAATQCEFSRQEFLDGMTELGCDTPEKLKSLLPRLEQELKDSGKFRDFYRFTFSFAKSPGQKCLDLEMAVAYWNLILNGRFKFLGLWNTFLLEHHKKSIPKDTWNLLLDFGNMIADDMSNYDEEGAWPVLIDDFVEFARPIVTAENLQTL from the exons ATGAAAACAGCAGTGGACCGGAGGAAGCTGGACCTGCTCTACAGCCGCTACAAAG ATCCACAGGATGAGAATAAGATCGGTGTGGACGGGATCCAGCAGTTCTGTGATGACCTCATGCTGGATCCGGCTAGCGTTAGCGTCCTCATCGTAGCCTGGAAGTTCAGAGCCGCGACGCAGTGCGAGTTCAGCCGGCAGGAGTTCCTGGACGGCATGACGGAGCTCGg TTGTGACACTCCAGAGAAGCTGAAGAGTCTTTTACCCAGACTGGAGCAGGAGCTGAAGGATTCTGGGAAATTCAGAGACTTCTACCGCTTCACCTTCAGCTTCGCCAAGAGTCCCGGACAGAAGTGTTTAG aTCTGGAGATGGCCGTGGCCTACTGGAACCTCATTCTTAATGGACGCTTCAAGTTTCTGGGCCTGTGGAACACGTTCCTGCTG GAGCATCATAAGAAATCCATCCCTAAAGACACGTGGAACCTGCTGCTGGACTTCGGAAACATGATCGCAGACGACATGTCAAACTACGACGAggagg GAGCGTGGCCGGTGCTCATCGATGactttgtggagtttgcacggCCGATCGTAACAGCAGAAAACCTCCAGACTCTATAA